The following are encoded together in the Pseudoalteromonas carrageenovora IAM 12662 genome:
- a CDS encoding replication protein A, producing MATKYISLSNLPDTIKNEIKTIQNANQVEQLSLFIDNQSTLPGFENSISNTFNAYDLWSRFIRNQRKLVKISEAPNRVVVSRSISDKLEGVMYEGKLEIAPALIVGKDEDYFAWPSDREEKVERALIRLASQGKIAKISGKMGDRYAVYFSIKEIANELKSVNQTLSFAEIKQALQILKGSELNFKYQVTNQAGEQHYSESKMNYLSSIHFSGQQGKSTVKCLAVLNEFMSQQIESIGYRGYYFNRAQSFKRTLSRWLTLRLYHMFRYASVGKTHHFLLRKTMIKFGSIDSEDIKKSRLTAIRRDMANTMKDLIEADILDSYEIDNIKDDEGNIVDYKYELCPSDSFCAEILSLNKHNKKITEKAKVLDEQELQANFIES from the coding sequence ATGGCCACAAAGTACATTTCGTTGAGTAATCTTCCCGATACTATTAAAAACGAAATTAAGACAATTCAAAATGCAAATCAAGTCGAGCAATTGTCACTTTTCATTGATAATCAAAGTACGTTGCCGGGCTTTGAAAACTCTATTTCAAACACTTTTAATGCTTATGACTTGTGGTCTCGTTTTATACGTAATCAACGTAAACTGGTAAAAATTAGTGAGGCGCCTAACCGGGTTGTCGTATCTCGAAGTATTTCTGATAAGTTAGAAGGGGTCATGTATGAGGGTAAACTGGAAATAGCCCCTGCGCTGATTGTGGGAAAAGATGAAGATTATTTTGCTTGGCCTTCAGATAGAGAAGAAAAAGTAGAAAGGGCGCTTATTCGTTTAGCTAGCCAAGGAAAAATAGCAAAAATTTCCGGAAAAATGGGCGACAGATATGCGGTATATTTTTCTATTAAAGAAATAGCTAACGAGCTGAAGTCTGTTAATCAAACCCTATCATTTGCAGAAATAAAACAGGCCCTTCAAATACTCAAAGGCAGTGAACTCAACTTTAAATACCAAGTGACCAATCAAGCGGGAGAGCAGCATTATAGTGAGTCTAAAATGAATTATTTAAGCTCTATTCATTTTAGTGGTCAGCAAGGCAAATCAACGGTTAAATGTCTTGCTGTATTAAATGAGTTTATGTCGCAGCAAATAGAGTCTATTGGTTACAGAGGATATTATTTTAATCGTGCTCAATCGTTTAAAAGAACTTTATCCAGATGGCTAACCTTGAGGCTTTATCATATGTTTCGCTATGCAAGTGTAGGCAAAACGCATCACTTTTTACTAAGAAAAACCATGATAAAGTTTGGCTCCATCGACAGTGAAGATATAAAAAAATCACGACTTACAGCTATTCGTCGAGATATGGCTAATACAATGAAGGACCTGATTGAGGCCGATATTTTAGATAGCTATGAAATCGATAATATAAAGGATGATGAAGGTAATATTGTTGACTATAAATACGAGCTTTGCCCCTCAGATTCATTCTGTGCTGAAATCTTATCCTTGAATAAGCACAATAAAAAAATAACGGAAAAAGCCAAGGTACTAGATGAGCAAGAGCTCCAAGCAAATTTTATTGAGTCTTAA